A window of Hordeum vulgare subsp. vulgare chromosome 5H, MorexV3_pseudomolecules_assembly, whole genome shotgun sequence genomic DNA:
GATCTCCACGCGAGCGCAAATGGCTGGAGGTTTCCGTACGAGGAGGAGACGTCGAACGGCTTCGTGACTGCTGAGGCGGCTGGTTATTCGGAGTATGATAAAGAGATGTTCAGGCGCACAATGCTGGCGCATGAGGCTGTGTTTAGACAGCAGGTACATACATTTCCTCAATTGGTTAAACGTCAATGCAGCAACACACTAGATGATTTCAGTTTTCCCTTTGATGTCCTCCGTGTTTTCTGGGCTTGACAACAACTCTCTTGCTGTCCAGGTGTATGAATTGCATCGGGTTTACAGAGTACAGAGAGACCTGATGAAGCAGCATCAGAGCAGAGAAATGCATGCATGCTCGACACTGGAAGATGCGTCACAGAGAAATTCACCATCACAAATTCCACCACATGGTGCCAACATGATTGGTACTGCTGCTCTGAACAATGAGAAAAGCCACTCGTCGAAGTTCCCTAGGGAAGGCAGTGTCCAGTCCTCGCCGAATGGATTTCCCTCAAGTGATGCTACTTTACCCACCAAACAAGGCAGGTTTGACCTTGAGCTCGGAGCTGAGCATTATGTTGAAGATGACCATGCATCGGACAGTAAGCCTATAGATTTCCTTGGTGTATCACCGGATACAAAACATCCGAATGATGCTGGTGTCGCATTAGCTAGAGCGCAAGGCTTGGGGATGTTCGGTCATAATAGTGCAACCTCCCTTCCGCCGAGTACAGGTAATCTTGTAGGCCACCATGTTGCTGACCTGAATAAGCCAATTCCGGGCCCTTATATGGCCAGAACAAATGGGGCAGTATCGGGAGGTCCTTCGTATACCCTGGAGAACTCTTGGCAGCAGTCTCCATGGAGATCAAGCGCAACTAACTGTAGTTTCAATAAAGAATATTCCAAGGACAAGCGTATTAATGAAGCCACAAGCTCTAACTTCTTTGATGCAAGTTCCAGGATAAAACAGGAGGCCAAACCACTGATCGATAAAGGTAACAGTAAGCTCCACTCAAAGCATCATCTCTTTTAGTATTATTTTTTCCTGGTTGTGCTAGATCTTTCTGTATTTGCATTGTGAATATCTTAGCATATTTACCATATTAGAGGACCACAAATCAACTCAACACTATGGGTACGGGTTCACTGAAATTCTGAAAGAAATGGGGCTGCCACGTAACATAACCTATAGGCCTGTAGGGTGAAGTGAATGTACAATATTCATGCTAACTATGGTTGATAATATATTTGAACTAACCCAATAGTGTGCTAATTTTATTTGTTACATGCAGAACTACATTTCCTTAACTATGCATGTTCAAGTATCAGGTTTCCCGCGCATTCTTTTGAATTCTCTTTTTTTAGTGCACCACTTAATTGTGGCGTGAAGCCCTGAACCCTTTCATAGCCtttgagttttttttttttgtgtgtgtgtgtgtttgggggggggggggggggtgtcctGTAAGGCGTGACGCACTATTATAATCTGTTGCAGGTTAGTTTTGCAGCTATTGTAAAGAATCAGTCTGTTGGTCTGTAATAGTCTAATGTAAAATACTGATGTGTGTGTTATGCGTTTAGGTGCAGTATATGTCTTTTCTGGATGGTGGGTGTACCATGCTGTTGATCATTGTGCTGCATTTTCTTTTATTGCTAGGCACTTACAGTTGACTTGATCCATTGTGATAATCAGTCTATTTTGTTCCAATTCTTCAGGGAAACGTGCCAGCAGCACAAGTTTTCTTGCACCCAGATGCAGTGGCATGGATCCACAAAAGATGTTCAGTGCTGCTGACAGGGGATCTGCAAGCAGTAACAAGTTTATTTACCAATGTCCGAATAGTTCATCCGGATGGTTTTCAGGAAGTCCTTTGGAAGCCTCTGCTATCAATAATCTTCCTGGACATGACCATCTACGCTATCCAAGTAGTACACTTGGTACTCCATTCACTTCTATGCACACAGACCAACCTTCTGCTGCCTCTCGTGTCGGTTCTTGCATAGTAGATCCACGGAGCTATAACATCAGTGCTGATGTCCAGTCATTTCCAAGTTTCAATGGATCTTCAACTGTCAATTCATATGCGTGCTTCAGTGCTGCGAACCAAAGCATTGGAACCTTATCATGTAATCTGAAAAAAATCAATAACTCAGATGGCAGCTATTCTGGCATTCCACTTGATTCATTGTCTGCATCACGACCATGGCATCAGGTAACAGTTTCAAGTGACCTGGAGCAAAACAACAAGCTGATGTTTGGACACCCAACACGGCACTGTCATGAAGATCCTGATTCTGCAAATGGTAAGGTCAGAAAGAACTTTAATTTGAATGAAGCATTGTCAGATGGTCAAGAAGATATTCTTGTGGAGCAAGACGTGGGATGTTCAAGCAGTTTACAACATGTCAAAGTTGAGGGCTCGGTATCTGGGATCTCTTGGCTCAGTAAGAAAGCTTCATGTGCAGATTGCACAGGTTTGGAAGAGCCAAGGAAGGTGTTTGAACATTCTTATGGGACCACAGTGCTGATGAACATCAATGAAGATATAACGGGGGCAGCTGTGGCTCTTTGCAATTTGCCAGATTCTGCTTCAACATCCGTAGGTTGCGGAACTAAGAAGGACAAGCCTTGTGATAACATTACCGCTAAAACTCAAGAGAGCGCTGAATGTTTACCTCTTTCACGCCAGAAACCCATGCCTGGAGATGGGCAAGCTGCTGAAGGCATTACCAATAAGGCTGGTGCTGCTGCCTGGAATTTTATTGATCTGAATGAAGATGCACCAAATGAAGATAATTCAGAGTCATCTGTGGTGTCAAGTGATTGCCATGTGACCTCCTTACAGAACAACCATGCTAAGCCTAAGTTTCTGATTGATTTGGAAGTGCCAGCTTGCGAAGATGATGATACTGCTACAGCTGCAGCAGAGAGCATTCTTGCTTTGTCGATGGATGTGCCAGCCACTGCAGAGATACCTGATGATATGTTGCAGTGGTTTGCAGAGCTCGCCGTATCAAGCATCGGCGACCATGCCGGGAAAGGGGAGGTCCAAGGCCGCGCCAATAATTCAAGTGACGATGATCTAGATTCATTCGAATCGTTGACACTGAAGCTTGAAGACGTCAAGACTGTTGAGTTCTGCAGCAGGCCACTGCCGCCCGCGACAACAGATGATGAACAAACTGTCTCACTGGTGGACCTCCTTTCGAAGCCGAAGAGAGGCCAGCAAAGGAAGCGTCGGCAGAAGCGCGACTTCCAGAAAGACATCCTGCCTAGCATCTCGTCGCTGTGCCGCCCTGAGATCATCGAGGACATCCAGCTGCTCGAGGGGCTGGTTCAGACGACCGGTGGATCCTGGGAGTCAAGCTTAACCAGGCGACGACGGACGAGGTGTAACAAGAGATCCAAGAAAAGGGTGCTGGACGCCGTAGAAGAGGAGGCCCAGATCAGCGTAGAAGAAGAGGTCCAGGTCAGCCCGCCAGCTAAACCCGACGACGAGGGCGTAGAAGCTGACAGCAACATAGGCATGATTGGGTGGGGGAGAACGACGAGGCGGTGTCGCAGGACGAGATGCCCGTCGGCTATCACCGTCGCCGCTGCATCATGAAGAAACATTGGTGGCGCAATTGCGCTATTGGGCAAGCATCCTGAAACGTGTTGTAGTTGAACTGGATGTAAAAGTGTACATACTTGGGTGGTCAATTTGGATGGCCGGCAATGCTCTTTTGGGTAGAAACTCGTTGGCGTacaatttgtcatacattcttaACCGAAGTAGTTGTTGATGAGACATTCGTGGGTAAACCTGTTCATCTTTGAAGGGGTATAGGTGGGGATTCtggtttttatcttttttttcttcgGTAGGTTATGCTAGGAGATGTTCTTTTTTTACCTGAAGTGTTGGTTCGCTCATGTGTGGTGCGCAGCGAAATTGAATTGTGGCCGTGGCGCTGATGAGTTTGATCTGTTCGTAGGCTGGAGCTGATGCTGTGGGGCCCAGCACCTGCACGATAATGTGGTTGCCTGCATTGAGTACGCAGCCGATATCAATATTTTCATGACTCGGCTGTCTGAAGTGAAGTCCTGGATGCTTGTTTTTATGGGCGCGCCTGGACCTGTTTGCTGTGAAAACGCTGCCCCCTTTTTTTTGCCGGATTGCGTTGGCAAACACTGTGTGGTATACTGCTCTTTCTGTAAAAGAAAAAAGATCATTTTGGATCAGTAAAGTGAGTAAAGCATTTACTCTACTTGCGttttttttttgtgaagtggtcgtggtttttttttttaaatactgGTCGTGGTTTTAGTTGAAAGAAGGGGTAAGTACTCCCTCGGTAAACAAGTATAAGATCGTTTAGATTTATTACTTTAGTAACCTAGTAAATGCTTTTGTATTTCTTCACATATTCAGAGGATATTGCcaccatttatttttatttttaatattGCCACTTTAGTTGGGGTATAAAAAAGGGAATACCTTTTGAGCGCAGTTCCCTCTCCCATGTCTCAACCCAAGGCAAGCACGAGGACAAACCCCAATCCCAACCAGTACTAGTAGGCAGATCCCATGGTCGTGGGCATCTGGGGCGGGCCCCGCGTGGGTTCCAAAAGCGTAGGTTGCTTTCATTCACAGGAAGAGCGCGGCAGTGGAGTGGAGTGGAGTGCCACCTTGCCAGTAGATAGGAGTGGATATCAATACTACTACAGACGCAGACATACCCGCTCGCTCCGGGCCCGCCTGAGACGCTGCCGGGCGGGCCCCGCACGGGGATCGGGGCGCGCCATAAACAGGGGGATCCTTCCTGCCTGCCTGCCTTCTGTTGGACTGCGACTGCGAGCGGTGGCCATACCCACGTCCACGTAGGCGCAGTCCCGCTGCTGCCGATGCTGGAATCACCAATGCTTTCTGTTCGACAGCCTCGGCCCAGCGCCAAcagtgccgctgccgctgccgctgccatcAATCCGCGTGTGCTCGTGTCCGCTTTCTACAGGGCCAGGCATGGCGCCATGCCTTGGCCTCTACTTCTACTGTACAGCGCACTGTGCTCGTACGATACTGTACGCTCGTTGTAAACCACAGAGGAAATCATACTACTCCGTGTGTACtccgcgtgtgtgtgtgtgtgtgtttgaacGAATCTGCCGGAATCCGTGCGTGACGTGGGTCCTTCCTCGTATGGCTGTATTGCTATGTGGACGTAGTATGATACTATGAGATGCACGTGAGGGGTGTCTTGCTTTTGCTGCGTGGAGGCGGGGCGGGCACGTGAGGCGTGTCTAGATTTTTCACCTAGCTGTGCTGCTGGCCTGCTATGGGTGCACGGATTCAAATCTGGCTGTCGTCGGAACGGAATTGCGTCAGCGAGACGTGAGGGCCTCCGTCGTACTATTGGTAGTATCGTCGTCCTTGTTAAAAATTGGGCGGCCGGCCGGCCGATCGTCGCTTCGCTTGGGGGGATTATGAATGTCCCAAAGGTCAATAAACCAGTGTCAGTGTCGGTGTCGGTGTCAGCGGGTGCGTGGCCAAGTACGTTGGCTTCAATGCGCAGCGGTTCCATGGAAAATCCGGAATCATTTCGAATTGAAAGACCACGGCTAATCTCTTTCTAGGGCAGCTGTCCTTTTCACATGCATTGTCCATGTAGTTTGGAGCATCCACAAGACCACTCTTCAAACGTTCCTTGTACGTTCGAGTGAACCCTATCACCCGCGTACATGGACTACTCGTGACCGGGGTCCGACGAGCCCCTTCCTTGTCCACTCTCTGTTCCATCGTCATTGTCGGCTGAAGCCGGAGGAGCAAAGCCCCTTTGCAGTGGTTGGCAACGAAGCTCCCCTTTCCTTCGTACTTGTGCATGGAGTTGCGGCGTCGGTGATGCTGACTCAAGGATGCATGGTGGCTGCATGGAAAgggaggggcggcggtggggcTATGTCAAATCCGTTCTAACCCGGGAGGCTCCTTGAACGGTGTGCCAAGTGCGACGCATGTCGACCGTCTCCCGTGGCTGCGCGGCTTGGTGAAGCATGCGTGGCTGTGGAGATGGTGACAAACTCTAGATGCATGGTGATGCATATATGTGGAGGTGGTGCCACTCATGGTCCTCCCGCCAGCCGACGGTGCAGAGTGATGGATGCAGTCTTTCATCTCCTTGGTCTATGTCGATGGTGTGGCGGTGACTAGTGGAACATGCTCGAGTGGATATGTTTGCGAACGAGGGGGGTCGTAGTTGAAGCTcaaggtagatgagatcaggctcGATTTGGTGGTGCCTCACGCGTTGTTGGTGGTCCGCACATCTCTTCATTGTCGGCAACTCGCATCGACAGCCAAAGACATGGCGCCATGCGAGGATGCTCGACCACGGTCGTCGcgagtcaccgagttgtgtccccGAGTTCACCACGACTGGTTGGCGGGCAGAGGGGCGGGACCCCTATAGTGGTGGATCGTCTCAAACTCATGCGTGGTTGAAAGCACACTTGCTCCGttgatggttttgataatttatgtCAATATACATATTGTTAAACTAATAGTTTTCttaagtatatttcaggaaagctTCAACCTAGGCAAGCAAAAATGGATGGAAATGTGAACCCGTCACGTACAAAGGACAAGCATTGGCAAATGCTACAAGACTACCTTTTTGGTTTAGTGATCGAGGATCACATTGATTCCATAGAAAAGTCAATACTAATAAAAGGGGACGAGGTTTTGATAATGACTCAATTACTCAAGCGCTTGAAGGTATTGTTCCAATGCCCTCAATCACATTATCACATTCAAACATGTCCAAAATCTCCAAGTGAGTCTAGGTCCCATCGAAATCAACTCATCTAGACCCACCGAGACACTCAAGACAAAAGCCACGACGTAAACCCTAGAAACTCGGTGCAACTGAGATGGCATTCGGTCTCACCGAAATGCATGTGCCAATCTTCTGTTATCCATTGTTTTCACTTCAGAACCTGCGAGTGAAACCAATCAAAATTACCGGAGTAAGGAGTTGCTTAGGTCATTACACACCGGCAAACATAATCTATTCATGTGGTCTCATCGAAGCGTCTAACGTTCAAATCATTTGCACTACTTGATGCCTCCGAGAttttatatcggttccaccgagttgggcATACTTTGTAAGGAAAGTAGATtgtctactttgtgaagatctaccccgagtgaggccaaTTCTTCGTGAACATAAGCAATGATGGAATAAAAAGCTTGCTTCTTCGTGtatccttcgtgggtggagcctttCGTGGACTCGCGAAGTCCTTACCCTCTCTGGATAGAAGTCTTCATCAACGTGCACATACGATATGACCATCTATCGGAACCACGCAAAAAAAACACCATGTATtaattgtgtttgatcttccaaaCTCTATGTCCCTTTACTTTTTTACACTTGGATGATACTCACTTTCGGCTACTTAATctctagatatgcatgtgtagaaaATATTTGTACCTAGCGATCCTAAATTTGATGGAAAATGA
This region includes:
- the LOC123452326 gene encoding uncharacterized protein LOC123452326, with the protein product MGAKVEVEGYKPAHCAMGDLHASANGWRFPYEEETSNGFVTAEAAGYSEYDKEMFRRTMLAHEAVFRQQVYELHRVYRVQRDLMKQHQSREMHACSTLEDASQRNSPSQIPPHGANMIGTAALNNEKSHSSKFPREGSVQSSPNGFPSSDATLPTKQGRFDLELGAEHYVEDDHASDSKPIDFLGVSPDTKHPNDAGVALARAQGLGMFGHNSATSLPPSTGNLVGHHVADLNKPIPGPYMARTNGAVSGGPSYTLENSWQQSPWRSSATNCSFNKEYSKDKRINEATSSNFFDASSRIKQEAKPLIDKGKRASSTSFLAPRCSGMDPQKMFSAADRGSASSNKFIYQCPNSSSGWFSGSPLEASAINNLPGHDHLRYPSSTLGTPFTSMHTDQPSAASRVGSCIVDPRSYNISADVQSFPSFNGSSTVNSYACFSAANQSIGTLSCNLKKINNSDGSYSGIPLDSLSASRPWHQVTVSSDLEQNNKLMFGHPTRHCHEDPDSANGKVRKNFNLNEALSDGQEDILVEQDVGCSSSLQHVKVEGSVSGISWLSKKASCADCTGLEEPRKVFEHSYGTTVLMNINEDITGAAVALCNLPDSASTSVGCGTKKDKPCDNITAKTQESAECLPLSRQKPMPGDGQAAEGITNKAGAAAWNFIDLNEDAPNEDNSESSVVSSDCHVTSLQNNHAKPKFLIDLEVPACEDDDTATAAAESILALSMDVPATAEIPDDMLQWFAELAVSSIGDHAGKGEVQGRANNSSDDDLDSFESLTLKLEDVKTVEFCSRPLPPATTDDEQTVSLVDLLSKPKRGQQRKRRQKRDFQKDILPSISSLCRPEIIEDIQLLEGLVQTTGGSWESSLTRRRRTRCNKRSKKRVLDAVEEEAQISVEEEVQVSPPAKPDDEGVEADSNIGMIGWGRTTRRCRRTRCPSAITVAAAS